In a single window of the bacterium genome:
- a CDS encoding Ig-like domain-containing protein encodes MLKKFERIFKIVIIFSCLYLLNLFSSDSVSVIFSVPIVKNGIEVKVGPNSGAESIKNYAGKTGLETNILKEAGVIYCDIDDKFIYDGINKVLIKVEYWDKKVNSDEGFYIAYDSVGEPRVYLPKIYFEGTNTWKKIEYYVDNAKFANRQNGADLRVFSPETDICIRNITIEKVPEKVPIKNVEIVPSSIVLIEGKSFRPSLIINPYYATDKIFKWSSDNPKVATVNSDGVIVAVTGGNTIVRAVSRDGKFKAECNVKVISVKGKGILAERVNDFLDSIGINTSISTRGEIFEKTIECIKYTGIRWIRGMASLDEMKKLNKETGVKFTLPLIQDINKLIKVGRELAKDGILLGFEGPNEPNNWGFTYRGEKGGGHGANTWVPIAKFQRDSYGFIKSDPELKRYPVWNLSEGGAE; translated from the coding sequence GTGCTTAAAAAATTTGAAAGGATTTTTAAAATTGTAATTATTTTTTCTTGTTTATATTTGTTAAATCTTTTTTCATCTGATTCTGTCAGTGTTATTTTCAGTGTTCCGATTGTTAAAAATGGAATTGAGGTAAAAGTTGGTCCAAATTCTGGAGCGGAAAGTATTAAAAATTATGCAGGAAAAACAGGACTGGAAACAAATATTTTAAAAGAAGCAGGTGTAATTTATTGTGATATTGATGATAAATTCATTTATGATGGCATAAATAAAGTTTTAATAAAAGTTGAATACTGGGATAAAAAAGTTAATAGTGATGAAGGATTTTATATTGCGTATGATTCAGTTGGAGAACCAAGGGTTTATTTACCGAAGATATATTTTGAAGGAACAAATACATGGAAAAAAATTGAATATTATGTTGACAATGCTAAATTTGCAAACAGACAGAATGGAGCAGATTTAAGAGTTTTTTCACCGGAAACAGATATATGTATAAGGAATATAACTATTGAAAAAGTCCCTGAAAAAGTCCCAATTAAAAATGTTGAGATTGTCCCTTCTTCAATTGTTCTTATTGAGGGAAAAAGTTTTAGGCCTTCTTTAATTATAAATCCATACTATGCAACAGATAAAATTTTTAAATGGAGTTCAGATAATCCAAAAGTTGCTACTGTTAATTCTGATGGTGTTATTGTTGCTGTTACAGGTGGAAATACAATCGTAAGAGCAGTAAGCAGGGATGGAAAATTTAAGGCAGAATGTAATGTAAAAGTAATTTCTGTAAAAGGTAAAGGAATCCTTGCTGAAAGAGTTAATGATTTTCTTGATAGTATTGGAATAAATACAAGTATATCAACAAGAGGAGAAATTTTTGAAAAAACAATTGAGTGTATTAAGTATACAGGGATAAGATGGATAAGAGGAATGGCAAGTTTAGATGAAATGAAAAAATTAAATAAAGAAACAGGTGTTAAATTTACTTTACCTTTAATACAGGATATAAATAAACTTATTAAAGTTGGAAGAGAACTTGCGAAAGACGGGATTTTACTTGGTTTTGAAGGACCGAATGAGCCGAATAACTGGGGATTTACATATAGAGGGGAAAAAGGTGGAGGACATGGAGCAAATACATGGGTTCCTATTGCTAAATTTCAAAGAGATTCTTATGGTTTTATAAAATCAGACCCTGAGTTAAAGAGATATCCTGTATGGAATTTAAGCGAAGGAGGAGCAGAGG
- a CDS encoding M55 family metallopeptidase — protein MKIIIITDLEGVAGVVDFETQALSGSKYYETAKELATEEVNATCEACIEKDVDEILVIDGHGPGGIIPEKIHKEVKLLHGRPVPTFWELDKKWDGLILLGYHSMNGTEKGNLNHTYTLEIVNMWLNGEKIGEIGMKIYLAGWFGIPTILISGDEAAVKEAEKYVSNIEKCIVKWGITKTSAISLSPLKAREIIKDKTKRALERIKEIKPVKLEGKCEIVIEYLSTADAFNRGEKSDAELIEPTKVRIKGENFIDVWKKFYRG, from the coding sequence ATGAAAATTATTATTATAACAGACCTTGAAGGAGTTGCTGGAGTTGTGGATTTTGAGACACAGGCACTATCCGGGAGTAAATATTATGAAACTGCAAAAGAACTCGCAACTGAAGAAGTAAATGCAACCTGTGAAGCATGTATTGAAAAGGACGTAGATGAGATTCTCGTAATAGATGGTCATGGTCCGGGAGGAATAATTCCTGAAAAAATACATAAAGAAGTTAAACTATTACACGGAAGGCCGGTACCGACTTTTTGGGAACTTGATAAAAAATGGGATGGTTTAATTCTTCTTGGATACCACTCAATGAATGGAACTGAAAAAGGGAATTTAAATCATACATATACACTTGAAATAGTTAATATGTGGTTGAATGGAGAAAAGATAGGAGAAATTGGAATGAAGATATATCTTGCTGGCTGGTTTGGAATACCCACAATTTTAATATCAGGAGATGAAGCAGCAGTAAAAGAAGCAGAAAAATATGTCAGTAATATTGAAAAGTGTATTGTAAAGTGGGGAATAACAAAAACAAGTGCAATTTCTCTTTCACCTTTAAAAGCAAGGGAGATAATAAAGGATAAAACAAAAAGAGCATTAGAAAGAATAAAAGAAATAAAACCTGTAAAATTGGAAGGAAAATGTGAAATTGTTATTGAGTACTTATCCACTGCAGATGCATTTAATAGAGGCGAAAAATCTGATGCTGAATTAATTGAACCAACAAAAGTAAGAATAAAAGGTGAAAATTTTATTGATGTATGGAAGAAATTTTATAGAGGATGA
- a CDS encoding NAD(P)-dependent oxidoreductase — protein MKIFIIGGTGHIGKNLVKMLEEEKFDLFILTRGVKPLPENNRIKFFKKNYDSNKEEWKNIFDEVKPDVVVDILGTFAPCIYEVCKIYIKHFILCGSIWMFGEPKKVPTPEETQSPCIFSGYAKRYLEMQEIKIQTKKDGVNFTAIMPPNICGPGKIPLDCYGERSIENHKKHKKGEIVFLPEPGQTLIGPCDAEDVAKGFFLSIIQPSNSEDEIFNVGSEYAITVKNFVETYGKIYNVNIPVEWVSWREYSEKINPQPGANTHFKWHMCPDISKISKKLGYKPRYTPEETMERAVRWMEEQNLI, from the coding sequence ATGAAAATATTTATAATAGGGGGTACTGGACATATAGGTAAAAATCTTGTAAAAATGCTGGAAGAGGAAAAATTTGACCTTTTTATTTTAACAAGAGGAGTTAAACCCCTGCCTGAGAATAACAGAATAAAGTTTTTTAAAAAAAATTATGATTCAAATAAAGAGGAATGGAAAAATATATTTGATGAAGTCAAGCCAGATGTGGTTGTTGATATACTCGGGACATTTGCTCCCTGTATTTATGAAGTATGTAAGATTTATATTAAACACTTTATTCTCTGCGGTTCAATATGGATGTTTGGAGAGCCAAAGAAAGTTCCAACTCCTGAAGAAACTCAATCACCTTGTATTTTTTCCGGTTATGCTAAAAGATATCTTGAAATGCAAGAGATTAAAATCCAGACAAAAAAAGATGGAGTGAACTTTACTGCTATTATGCCACCAAATATATGTGGACCTGGTAAAATTCCTCTTGATTGTTATGGAGAAAGAAGTATTGAAAACCATAAAAAGCATAAAAAGGGAGAAATTGTTTTTCTTCCCGAACCTGGACAGACACTTATCGGTCCATGTGATGCTGAAGATGTTGCAAAAGGTTTTTTCCTTTCAATTATTCAACCTTCAAATTCAGAAGATGAAATTTTTAATGTTGGTTCAGAATATGCCATTACAGTGAAAAATTTTGTTGAAACCTATGGGAAAATCTATAATGTAAATATTCCTGTTGAATGGGTAAGTTGGAGAGAATATTCAGAAAAAATAAATCCACAACCAGGGGCAAATACTCATTTTAAATGGCATATGTGTCCTGATATTTCAAAAATTTCAAAAAAACTTGGATATAAACCCAGATATACACCGGAAGAAACAATGGAAAGAGCGGTTAGATGGATGGAAGAACAAAATCTGATTTAA